A single region of the Vagococcus teuberi genome encodes:
- a CDS encoding ATP-dependent Clp protease proteolytic subunit, whose translation MSDKAPMDTNAMLTQKMIETRTILIYGGINQDLAKEVSSQLLLLSALSDEPITIYINSQGGHVEAGDTIHDMIKFVKPEVKIVGTGWVASAGITIFLAAKKENRYALPNTRFMIHQPAGGVQGQSTEIQIEAREIVKMRERINRLIAEATGQTYEKISEDTDRNFWMSVDEAKDYGIVSNIISSSSELK comes from the coding sequence ATGTCAGATAAAGCACCCATGGATACCAATGCCATGTTAACTCAAAAAATGATTGAAACTCGTACGATTTTAATTTATGGAGGAATCAATCAAGACTTAGCAAAAGAAGTAAGTAGTCAATTACTACTACTTTCTGCTTTGAGTGATGAACCAATTACAATTTATATCAATAGTCAAGGGGGCCATGTTGAAGCTGGAGACACCATTCATGACATGATTAAATTTGTAAAACCCGAAGTAAAAATCGTTGGAACTGGTTGGGTCGCAAGTGCCGGGATTACTATTTTCTTAGCTGCTAAGAAAGAAAATCGCTATGCTTTACCTAATACACGTTTCATGATTCATCAACCAGCTGGTGGTGTGCAAGGGCAAAGTACGGAAATTCAAATAGAAGCACGTGAAATTGTTAAAATGCGTGAACGCATTAACCGTTTAATTGCTGAAGCAACTGGGCAAACGTATGAAAAAATTTCTGAAGACACAGACAGAAACTTTTGGATGTCAGTTGATGAGGCAAAAGACTATGGTATTGTATCAAACATTATCTCATCATCTAGCGAATTAAAATAA
- a CDS encoding Veg family protein: protein MSINISTIKEELENKVGSRIKLVAQTGRKKQTERHGVLAELYPSVFIVQLDQEENAFERVSYSYTDILTHSVEVLFHDSEEELIG from the coding sequence ATGTCTATAAATATCTCCACTATAAAAGAAGAATTAGAAAATAAAGTTGGTAGTAGAATAAAATTGGTAGCTCAAACTGGTCGTAAAAAGCAAACTGAGCGTCATGGCGTTTTAGCCGAATTATATCCATCCGTTTTTATTGTACAATTAGATCAAGAAGAAAATGCTTTTGAACGTGTATCATATAGCTATACTGATATTTTAACTCATTCAGTTGAAGTTTTATTTCACGACAGTGAAGAGGAATTAATAGGATAA
- a CDS encoding GtrA family protein gives MIRRRELLWYSVFGTTATFIYFFIRFMSKGWTDNVLVTVTLAQTVAITFSFFANKFFVFKNTGLGFYCSFKQFVEFIAGRFFVIILDLGIAYFFVEKYSRTMISLFHLQKVNYQQFVFSHPIIGPYMGNAYLLNEFIFTVLSQVIATIINYVVSKRIVFNAKKSYEGELVSSS, from the coding sequence ATGATTAGACGTCGAGAATTACTGTGGTATAGTGTATTTGGTACGACAGCAACCTTTATCTATTTTTTTATACGATTTATGTCAAAAGGATGGACAGATAATGTTCTTGTAACAGTTACGCTAGCACAAACCGTCGCAATCACTTTTTCATTCTTTGCTAATAAGTTTTTCGTATTTAAAAATACTGGTTTGGGATTTTATTGTTCGTTCAAACAATTTGTTGAGTTTATAGCAGGACGTTTTTTCGTGATTATACTTGATTTAGGGATAGCTTATTTTTTTGTAGAAAAATATAGTAGAACAATGATCTCATTGTTTCATCTACAAAAAGTTAACTACCAGCAATTCGTATTTAGCCATCCTATAATTGGTCCATATATGGGAAATGCCTATTTGTTGAATGAATTTATCTTTACCGTATTGTCTCAAGTTATTGCGACGATTATAAACTATGTTGTATCAAAACGTATTGTATTTAATGCAAAAAAGAGTTATGAAGGAGAGCTGGTATCTTCTTCGTAA
- a CDS encoding redox-sensing transcriptional repressor Rex, whose translation MEEQKDIRMVPKATTKRIPLYFRYLKTLHEAGVKRIKSNEFSKMIQIPSATIRRDFSHFGELGRSGYGYDVPYLIEVFSDILKTDIEKRIALVGAGNLGKALIKNNFRRDTNLNIVAAFDTNPELIGEKINGIIVKNMSELKSIVKKEGITTVIMTVPSSKAQQVIDQVVDAGVTAILNFAPKRLKVPSHVQVQYIDLTTELQTLIYYDENYNHANVDLI comes from the coding sequence GTGGAGGAACAAAAGGATATTAGAATGGTCCCAAAAGCAACAACTAAACGTATACCACTTTATTTTCGATATTTGAAAACATTACATGAAGCAGGTGTTAAACGCATCAAATCAAATGAGTTTAGTAAAATGATTCAAATTCCGTCAGCGACTATTAGACGAGATTTTTCTCATTTTGGTGAATTAGGACGTAGTGGATATGGGTATGATGTTCCTTATTTGATAGAAGTATTTAGTGATATTCTAAAAACAGATATTGAAAAACGTATTGCACTTGTTGGGGCTGGTAATCTTGGAAAAGCGCTTATTAAAAATAATTTCAGACGAGATACTAACTTAAATATCGTTGCAGCGTTTGATACAAATCCGGAACTTATTGGAGAAAAAATCAATGGTATCATAGTAAAAAATATGAGTGAGTTAAAAAGTATTGTGAAAAAAGAAGGAATCACGACAGTTATTATGACTGTACCGAGTAGTAAAGCCCAACAGGTCATTGACCAAGTGGTAGACGCAGGTGTAACGGCTATTCTTAATTTTGCTCCTAAACGGTTGAAAGTCCCATCTCACGTACAAGTCCAATACATTGATTTAACAACAGAATTACAAACGTTAATTTATTACGATGAAAATTATAATCATGCAAATGTTGACTTGATTTAG
- a CDS encoding MerR family transcriptional regulator, which produces MVSKIKEWIEHEDIRMGISELTKKTGATTRQLRYWEKKGYIKSIQPDPNSPRAYKLSDIIKVELIKEYLDSGYTLSMAYEKAIKKLSKMQRFREVFSNYIKDVEILDDQYEVFTIGPFDETNEKITITHDSKNNLLRYSIKQIEGS; this is translated from the coding sequence ATGGTGTCAAAGATTAAAGAGTGGATAGAACATGAGGATATACGTATGGGGATCAGCGAATTGACTAAAAAAACAGGAGCAACAACAAGACAACTAAGGTATTGGGAAAAGAAAGGATATATAAAGTCAATTCAACCAGATCCAAATAGTCCAAGAGCTTATAAGTTAAGTGACATTATAAAAGTAGAGCTAATAAAAGAATACTTAGATAGTGGGTATACTCTTTCTATGGCTTACGAGAAAGCAATTAAAAAGTTAAGTAAGATGCAACGATTTCGTGAGGTTTTTTCTAATTATATTAAAGATGTTGAAATATTAGATGATCAGTATGAAGTATTTACCATAGGACCATTTGATGAAACAAATGAAAAAATAACGATTACTCATGATTCGAAGAATAATTTATTACGTTATAGTATTAAACAAATAGAGGGTAGTTAG
- the tpx gene encoding thiol peroxidase produces MEVLLKGNPVELVGTPPKVGEKAPLFSLKDLSDNVISLEELKGKPVIISVVPDIDTSVCALQTKHFNKEAATIKDVYFLTISNNTKEQLANWCAAESVDMTMLRDEEGVVGKEYGILIPSINRLARSIFVLDKDGVITYEEIVPEVSSEPNYVKALDAAKALI; encoded by the coding sequence ATGGAAGTATTGTTAAAAGGAAACCCAGTAGAATTAGTAGGGACACCACCAAAAGTTGGAGAAAAAGCCCCATTATTTAGTTTAAAAGATTTGTCAGATAATGTGATTTCATTAGAGGAATTAAAAGGAAAACCAGTTATTATTAGTGTGGTACCTGATATTGATACTAGTGTTTGTGCACTACAGACAAAACACTTTAATAAAGAAGCAGCGACAATTAAAGACGTATATTTTTTAACGATTTCAAATAACACAAAAGAACAATTAGCTAATTGGTGTGCAGCTGAATCAGTTGACATGACAATGTTAAGAGATGAAGAAGGTGTTGTTGGAAAAGAATATGGTATTTTAATTCCATCAATTAATCGTTTAGCACGTTCAATTTTTGTGTTAGACAAAGATGGCGTCATTACATATGAAGAAATCGTACCAGAAGTATCAAGTGAACCAAATTATGTTAAAGCATTAGATGCTGCAAAAGCGCTAATCTAA
- a CDS encoding adaptor protein MecA — protein MEMERINENTIRVSIGNDDLAERGITFLDLLGNQRQIETFFYSILEEVDVDEQFQGTDAVTFQVLPNHDGLELFISKNTAIEDDSDFSDFDNTQAEGFVDYLRNQMTPPESTQKEKEASSDIGEFNYLEDSIFGATYETVFRTSDFESIVELANNIQLLNALSSLYFYNNNYYLQLSFLLEDSTEGQARNDVSKIYEYMELTSITRDVLDEYGELIIDRNALSIMKYYFK, from the coding sequence ATGGAAATGGAACGAATTAATGAGAATACAATTCGAGTATCAATTGGGAATGATGATCTTGCAGAACGCGGAATCACTTTTTTAGATTTGCTTGGGAATCAAAGGCAAATAGAGACATTCTTTTATAGTATTTTAGAAGAGGTCGATGTAGATGAACAATTCCAAGGAACAGATGCTGTAACGTTCCAAGTGCTACCCAACCATGATGGACTTGAATTGTTTATTAGTAAAAATACGGCGATTGAAGATGATTCAGATTTCAGTGATTTTGATAATACTCAAGCAGAAGGATTTGTTGATTATTTAAGAAATCAAATGACACCTCCAGAGTCGACCCAAAAAGAAAAGGAAGCATCATCTGATATTGGTGAGTTTAATTATTTAGAAGATAGTATTTTTGGTGCAACTTATGAGACAGTGTTTAGAACATCTGACTTTGAAAGTATTGTTGAGTTGGCTAATAATATCCAGTTACTAAACGCCTTATCCTCATTGTATTTTTATAATAATAATTACTACTTACAGTTATCATTCTTATTGGAAGATAGCACAGAAGGACAAGCAAGAAACGATGTATCTAAAATTTATGAGTATATGGAATTAACGAGCATTACACGAGATGTTTTGGATGAATATGGTGAATTGATTATTGACAGAAATGCATTAAGCATTATGAAGTACTACTTTAAGTAA
- a CDS encoding sigma factor, protein MEEEILELLIERAKKGCSYSFAYIFETYQPIVYRVKRVYHLMYFDTDDWLQEGRICCYKSIQTFDRKKGATFGSFFRMNFKNHVFSLIRHQEAYKRRADKETGAISVEEIDGTKALVEKRSSENFKYIFYKENALLFSESLSEYERQVFVKNTIEECSQLKDKRALSRVKKKFMHYCINP, encoded by the coding sequence ATGGAAGAAGAGATTTTAGAACTACTTATTGAGAGAGCGAAAAAAGGTTGTTCATATTCTTTCGCTTATATTTTTGAAACGTATCAGCCGATCGTTTATCGTGTGAAACGGGTTTATCATTTGATGTATTTTGATACAGATGATTGGTTACAAGAAGGTCGGATTTGTTGTTATAAATCAATTCAAACATTTGATCGAAAAAAAGGTGCAACATTTGGTAGTTTTTTTCGTATGAATTTTAAAAATCATGTTTTTTCATTGATTAGACACCAAGAAGCGTATAAAAGAAGAGCAGATAAAGAAACTGGGGCGATAAGTGTCGAAGAAATCGATGGAACGAAAGCTTTAGTAGAAAAAAGGTCATCAGAAAATTTTAAGTATATTTTTTATAAGGAAAATGCGTTATTATTTTCTGAGTCATTATCTGAATACGAAAGACAAGTGTTTGTTAAAAATACTATAGAAGAGTGTAGCCAATTAAAGGATAAACGAGCGTTATCCCGTGTGAAGAAAAAGTTTATGCATTATTGTATTAATCCATAA
- the spxA gene encoding transcriptional regulator SpxA: MLKLYTSPSCTSCRKARAWLQENQIEFVERNIFSEPLTQDELKEILRMTEDGTEEIISTRSKVFQKLDVDLDELSLPELLELVQQNPGLLRRPIMIDEKRLQVGFNEDEIRRFLPREVRAIELKQAQLMAGI, from the coding sequence ATGTTAAAATTATACACTTCACCTAGCTGTACATCTTGTCGAAAAGCACGTGCTTGGTTACAAGAAAATCAAATAGAATTTGTTGAGCGCAACATATTCTCGGAGCCGTTAACACAAGATGAACTAAAGGAAATTCTAAGAATGACTGAAGATGGTACAGAGGAAATCATCTCTACTCGTTCAAAAGTATTTCAAAAGTTAGATGTTGATTTAGACGAGTTATCACTTCCAGAGTTATTAGAGTTAGTACAACAAAATCCTGGATTACTACGTCGTCCTATTATGATCGATGAAAAAAGACTCCAAGTAGGATTTAATGAAGACGAGATTCGTCGATTCTTGCCTAGAGAAGTTAGAGCCATTGAATTAAAACAAGCTCAATTAATGGCAGGGATATAA
- the epsC gene encoding serine O-acetyltransferase EpsC, protein MSRNYVGMEQAIEKVISDFFSLLFPNFFGSHEQTTTNDMFQESIITGLTYVIEEEIAIKTIAEELNNKLPNILTIIKTDVQAAYESDPAAKSTDEIILTYPGFKAISIYRLAHELYRLKVPIIPRMLTEKMHSLTGIDIHPGAQIGSYFFIDHGTGVVIGETTVIGERVKIYQNVTLGVRSFEIAEDGTLAKHGKRHPNIGDGVVVYAGATILGGDTFIGKNCIIGSGTWITKSVPEDTLVVNKNSTY, encoded by the coding sequence ATGTCTAGGAATTATGTTGGAATGGAGCAAGCAATTGAAAAAGTTATCTCTGACTTCTTTTCTTTGCTATTTCCAAATTTTTTTGGTTCACACGAACAAACGACAACAAACGACATGTTTCAAGAATCCATTATAACAGGATTAACTTATGTTATAGAGGAAGAAATAGCTATCAAGACTATTGCTGAAGAACTAAACAATAAACTGCCTAATATTCTCACTATAATAAAAACCGATGTTCAGGCGGCTTATGAGAGTGATCCCGCTGCAAAAAGTACGGATGAAATCATTTTAACTTATCCTGGATTTAAAGCCATTAGTATCTATCGTCTTGCCCATGAACTCTATCGACTCAAAGTCCCTATCATCCCTCGTATGTTAACCGAAAAGATGCATAGTCTAACTGGGATTGATATTCACCCAGGAGCCCAAATTGGTTCATACTTTTTCATTGATCATGGAACAGGAGTTGTCATTGGTGAAACAACCGTGATTGGTGAACGCGTAAAAATTTATCAAAATGTCACGCTTGGTGTAAGGAGTTTTGAAATCGCTGAGGATGGCACACTTGCAAAACATGGAAAAAGACACCCTAATATAGGAGATGGTGTGGTTGTCTATGCAGGTGCTACTATTTTGGGTGGAGATACTTTTATTGGAAAAAACTGTATCATTGGAAGTGGTACATGGATTACTAAATCTGTTCCTGAAGATACTCTTGTTGTAAATAAAAACTCAACCTATTAA
- a CDS encoding low molecular weight protein-tyrosine-phosphatase, whose protein sequence is MKKVLFVCLGNICRSPMAEIVFREKVKDSGLADKIQVSSRATGSWNDGDAPHKGTQDKLKEVGLSCDGLFAEKISSDDFHEYDYIIAMDENNIRVLEGLSPDIDSLHKIHLLLSEEVGLEKENIPDPYYTGDFDLTYELVDKGTTKWLEKIKEEL, encoded by the coding sequence ATGAAGAAGGTATTATTTGTTTGTTTAGGGAACATTTGCCGCTCGCCTATGGCAGAAATAGTTTTTAGAGAAAAAGTTAAGGATAGTGGATTAGCGGATAAGATACAAGTGTCGTCAAGAGCAACTGGCAGCTGGAATGATGGAGATGCACCTCATAAAGGTACACAAGATAAACTAAAAGAAGTTGGCTTATCATGTGATGGGTTATTTGCTGAAAAAATATCTTCAGATGATTTTCATGAATATGATTACATTATTGCCATGGATGAAAATAATATCCGTGTTTTAGAAGGACTATCACCAGACATTGATTCACTACATAAAATTCACTTATTATTATCAGAAGAAGTTGGACTAGAAAAGGAAAATATTCCTGATCCCTACTATACAGGAGATTTTGATTTAACCTATGAGTTGGTAGATAAAGGGACAACTAAGTGGTTAGAAAAAATTAAAGAAGAATTATAA
- the trpS gene encoding tryptophan--tRNA ligase: MKTIFSGIQPSGIPTIGNYIGAMKQFVQLQNDYHCFFCIVDEHAITVPQDRLKLRKQILQLASLYLAVGIDPEKATVFIQSEVPAHAEAAWIVQCNTSLGELERMTQFKDKSQKAGSTSVSAGLLTYPPLMVADIILYNADLVPVGEDQKQHLELTRDFVERFNSRYAEKQNQPLLVLPEVKIPDKNAGGRVMSLQDPTKKMSKSDSNSKGFISMLDEPDVIRKKIRSAVTDSSGNIEYDVENKPGISNLLVIYSSLSDFTIGELVEKYATAGYAEFKNDLAEVVVNVLEPIQTRYNELLTSEELQIILDEGAIEASKVANKTLRKMKNAVGLGRKAKR, encoded by the coding sequence ATGAAAACTATTTTTTCAGGTATTCAACCAAGTGGTATTCCGACCATTGGAAACTATATTGGCGCGATGAAACAATTCGTCCAACTACAAAACGACTACCATTGTTTCTTTTGTATCGTAGATGAACATGCGATTACTGTACCACAAGATCGTTTAAAACTAAGAAAACAAATTTTACAATTAGCCTCTTTATATCTTGCTGTGGGCATTGATCCAGAAAAGGCAACTGTTTTTATCCAATCTGAAGTTCCAGCACATGCAGAAGCAGCATGGATTGTACAGTGTAACACATCTCTTGGTGAATTGGAACGTATGACACAATTTAAAGACAAATCACAAAAAGCAGGCTCAACATCAGTCAGTGCAGGTCTTTTAACATATCCACCCTTAATGGTTGCTGACATTATCCTCTACAATGCTGATTTAGTTCCTGTTGGAGAGGACCAAAAACAACATTTAGAATTAACTAGAGACTTCGTTGAACGCTTCAATTCTCGTTACGCAGAAAAGCAAAATCAACCACTTCTTGTTCTTCCTGAGGTGAAAATTCCAGATAAAAATGCTGGTGGACGTGTGATGAGTTTACAAGATCCTACCAAAAAAATGAGTAAATCTGACAGTAATAGTAAGGGATTTATCTCAATGTTGGACGAACCAGATGTAATACGAAAAAAAATCCGTTCAGCTGTCACTGATTCAAGTGGAAACATTGAATATGATGTTGAAAACAAACCAGGGATATCTAACTTACTAGTTATCTACTCATCTCTATCTGATTTCACGATTGGTGAATTAGTAGAAAAATATGCCACTGCTGGATACGCTGAATTCAAAAATGATTTAGCTGAAGTGGTAGTAAATGTACTTGAACCTATTCAAACACGTTATAATGAATTATTGACTTCTGAAGAATTACAAATAATCCTTGATGAAGGCGCTATTGAAGCATCTAAAGTAGCAAATAAAACATTACGTAAAATGAAAAATGCTGTCGGCTTAGGACGAAAAGCAAAACGCTAA
- the cysK gene encoding cysteine synthase A, giving the protein MTKIYTSIDELIGKTPLLELKGIENKLGLDATILAKVEYFNPAGSVKDRIAKAMLDTAEKSGVLTKDTTIIEPTSGNTGIGLSMMAATRGYKLIIVMPETMSVERRQLMKAYGAELVLTEGSKGMKGAIAKAEELASEIDNSFIPSQFSNPANPEIHYQTTGPEIWNDTEGNVDIFVAGVGTGGTVTGVGTYLKEKNPNVKVIAVEPTDSAVLSTGVPGSHKIQGIGAGFVPSILDTSVYDDIITVSNDDAFETGRLLAEEEGMLVGISSGAATYAAIQLAKQPENKNKRIVVLLPDSGERYLSTPMFTE; this is encoded by the coding sequence ATGACAAAAATTTACACTTCAATTGATGAACTTATTGGAAAAACGCCTTTACTTGAATTAAAAGGGATTGAAAATAAACTTGGCCTAGATGCTACTATTTTAGCTAAAGTAGAGTACTTTAATCCAGCTGGTTCGGTAAAAGATAGAATTGCTAAAGCGATGCTAGATACCGCTGAAAAAAGTGGTGTATTAACAAAAGATACAACCATTATCGAACCCACTTCTGGAAATACTGGAATTGGTTTATCTATGATGGCTGCTACACGTGGCTATAAGTTAATTATCGTTATGCCTGAAACAATGTCGGTTGAACGCCGTCAATTAATGAAAGCATACGGTGCAGAACTTGTCTTAACTGAAGGGTCTAAAGGAATGAAAGGTGCGATTGCCAAAGCGGAAGAACTAGCATCTGAAATTGATAATAGTTTTATTCCATCTCAATTCTCAAACCCTGCTAACCCTGAAATCCACTATCAAACAACTGGTCCAGAAATTTGGAATGATACTGAAGGTAATGTTGATATTTTTGTCGCTGGCGTGGGAACTGGTGGAACGGTAACTGGTGTAGGCACATACCTTAAAGAAAAAAATCCTAACGTCAAAGTCATTGCTGTTGAACCCACTGACTCTGCTGTTTTATCTACTGGTGTACCTGGTAGTCATAAAATCCAAGGAATTGGTGCTGGATTTGTCCCTTCTATTTTAGATACATCTGTTTATGACGATATTATCACTGTATCAAATGACGATGCTTTTGAAACAGGTCGTTTACTCGCTGAAGAAGAAGGTATGTTAGTTGGTATTTCTTCAGGTGCTGCAACGTATGCTGCTATTCAATTAGCAAAACAACCTGAAAATAAAAATAAACGTATTGTAGTATTGTTACCAGATTCTGGAGAACGCTATTTATCTACACCAATGTTTACAGAATAG
- a CDS encoding valine--tRNA ligase, whose amino-acid sequence MTDEQQNLAPKFDPKAVEKGRYKEWLEKDLFKPSGDESAPAYSIVIPPPNVTGKLHLGHAWDTTLQDMIIRQKRMQGFDTLWLPGMDHAGIATQAKVEEKLRGEGVSRYDLGREKFIETTKEWKEEYAGHIREQWAKLGLSLDYSRERFTLDDGLSDAVKKVFVTLYNKGLIYRGEYIINWDPQAKTALSDIEVIHKDIEGAFYHMYYPLADGSGKLEIATTRPETMLGDTAVAVHPKDERYQHLIGKTVILPLVDKEIPIVADDYVDMEFGTGVVKITPAHDPNDFEVGNRHDLPRVNVMNDDATMNDLAGKYAGMDRFTARKAVIKDLDELGLLKGIEKMTHSVGHSERTGVVVEPRLSTQWFVKMAPLAKKAVENQATDDAVDFYPPRFNQTFLTWMENVHDWVISRQLWWGHRIPAWYHNETGEVYVGEEAPKDIENWHQDEDVLDTWFSSALWPFSTMGWPDTESHDFKRYFPTNTLVTGYDIIFFWVSRMIFQSLEFTGERPFENVLIHGLIRAEDGRKMSKSLGNGIDPMDVIDQYGADALRWFLSNGSTPGQDMRFSYEKMDAAWNFINKIWNASRFVLMNVEGMTYDDISLDGDKTVADKWILTRLNETIEKVTNFFDRFEFGEAGRHLYNFIWDDFCDWYIEMSKEILYGENEEQKQITRSVLVHVLDNILRLLHPIMPFVTEEIWEKIPHQGESIVVAAYPTVNEVWTDEQAAEGMEVLKELIRSVRNIRSEVNAPMSKPITLLIKTSKDSVKDFFEANTNYIERFCHPEVLEIKEEFDVPDLAMSAVITGAEIYLPLEDLINIDEEIARLEKELDKWTSEVALVEKKLSNERFVSNAPEAVVAAEREKQKDYLEKQASVKERLASLKK is encoded by the coding sequence ATGACAGATGAACAACAAAACTTAGCGCCAAAGTTTGACCCAAAAGCTGTTGAAAAAGGGCGTTATAAAGAGTGGCTAGAAAAAGATTTATTTAAACCAAGTGGGGATGAAAGTGCACCAGCGTATTCTATTGTCATTCCACCACCAAACGTGACAGGAAAGCTTCACTTAGGTCATGCATGGGACACAACTCTTCAAGATATGATTATTCGTCAAAAGAGAATGCAAGGCTTTGATACATTATGGTTACCTGGTATGGACCATGCAGGAATTGCGACACAAGCGAAAGTGGAAGAAAAATTACGTGGTGAAGGTGTATCTCGATATGATTTAGGTCGTGAAAAATTCATCGAAACAACGAAAGAATGGAAAGAAGAATATGCCGGACACATTCGTGAGCAGTGGGCGAAATTAGGTTTATCTTTAGACTATTCAAGAGAAAGATTCACCTTAGATGATGGACTATCTGATGCGGTGAAAAAAGTCTTTGTGACACTTTATAATAAAGGGCTTATTTATCGTGGAGAGTACATTATTAATTGGGACCCACAAGCAAAAACCGCTCTATCTGATATCGAAGTCATCCATAAAGACATCGAAGGCGCGTTTTATCATATGTATTATCCATTAGCTGATGGCAGTGGAAAATTAGAAATTGCGACAACACGCCCAGAAACCATGCTTGGAGATACAGCTGTTGCCGTTCACCCTAAAGATGAACGTTATCAACATTTAATTGGCAAAACAGTGATTTTACCATTAGTGGATAAAGAAATTCCGATTGTCGCTGATGATTATGTTGATATGGAATTTGGAACAGGTGTCGTAAAAATTACACCAGCCCATGACCCTAACGACTTTGAGGTGGGTAATCGTCATGATTTACCTCGTGTTAACGTGATGAATGATGACGCGACAATGAATGATTTAGCTGGTAAATATGCTGGTATGGATCGTTTTACTGCACGTAAAGCAGTCATTAAGGATTTAGATGAGTTAGGACTACTTAAAGGTATTGAAAAAATGACTCACAGTGTTGGTCACTCTGAGCGAACTGGAGTCGTGGTTGAGCCAAGATTATCAACGCAATGGTTTGTTAAAATGGCGCCACTTGCGAAAAAAGCTGTTGAAAACCAAGCAACAGATGACGCCGTTGATTTTTATCCACCACGTTTTAATCAGACATTCTTAACATGGATGGAAAATGTCCATGACTGGGTAATTTCTCGTCAACTTTGGTGGGGACATCGTATTCCAGCTTGGTACCATAATGAAACAGGCGAAGTCTATGTTGGAGAAGAAGCACCTAAAGATATTGAAAACTGGCATCAAGATGAAGATGTATTAGATACATGGTTCAGTTCAGCTCTTTGGCCGTTTTCAACAATGGGTTGGCCTGATACGGAGTCACATGACTTCAAACGTTATTTCCCAACGAATACATTAGTGACTGGTTATGACATTATTTTCTTCTGGGTAAGTCGCATGATTTTCCAAAGTTTAGAATTTACTGGAGAAAGACCATTTGAAAATGTGTTGATTCACGGATTAATTCGTGCTGAAGATGGACGTAAAATGAGTAAATCTCTTGGTAATGGTATCGATCCAATGGATGTCATTGACCAATACGGAGCAGACGCTTTGCGTTGGTTCTTATCAAATGGTTCAACACCAGGTCAAGACATGCGTTTTAGTTATGAAAAAATGGATGCTGCTTGGAACTTTATTAATAAAATTTGGAATGCCTCTCGTTTTGTATTAATGAATGTTGAAGGTATGACGTATGATGATATTTCACTTGATGGTGATAAGACTGTTGCAGATAAATGGATTTTAACTCGTTTGAATGAAACGATTGAAAAAGTAACGAACTTCTTTGACCGCTTTGAGTTTGGTGAAGCAGGTCGTCACTTGTATAACTTTATCTGGGATGACTTCTGTGATTGGTATATTGAGATGAGTAAGGAAATTCTTTACGGGGAAAATGAAGAACAAAAACAAATAACGCGTAGTGTTTTAGTACATGTATTAGATAATATTTTACGTTTACTACACCCAATCATGCCATTTGTGACAGAAGAGATTTGGGAAAAAATTCCACATCAAGGTGAATCAATTGTAGTGGCAGCTTACCCAACAGTAAATGAAGTTTGGACAGATGAACAAGCGGCAGAAGGTATGGAAGTATTAAAAGAATTAATCCGCTCAGTTCGTAATATTCGCTCAGAAGTGAATGCACCAATGTCTAAGCCAATTACATTGTTAATCAAAACATCAAAAGATTCAGTTAAAGACTTCTTTGAAGCAAATACTAATTATATCGAACGTTTCTGTCATCCAGAAGTGTTAGAAATTAAAGAAGAATTTGATGTGCCTGATTTAGCCATGAGTGCAGTGATTACTGGAGCTGAAATCTATTTACCGTTAGAAGATTTAATCAATATTGACGAAGAAATTGCTCGTTTGGAAAAAGAGTTGGATAAGTGGACGTCAGAAGTAGCACTTGTTGAGAAGAAATTAAGCAATGAACGTTTTGTTTCAAATGCACCAGAGGCTGTTGTTGCAGCAGAACGTGAGAAACAAAAAGATTACTTAGAAAAACAAGCCTCTGTAAAAGAAAGACTGGCTTCTTTGAAAAAATAA